From Rutidosis leptorrhynchoides isolate AG116_Rl617_1_P2 chromosome 3, CSIRO_AGI_Rlap_v1, whole genome shotgun sequence, a single genomic window includes:
- the LOC139902501 gene encoding uncharacterized mitochondrial protein AtMg00810-like produces the protein MKDLGELSYFLGLEVFKSEHGIFVSQRKYTLDLLKEASVQNMRPYKLPMNQNIKLTAEVVQLLSFMHNPTSVDMQAVKHLLWYLLLAPYQGIILAKRSAVQLKAYGDSDWASFSMIRRSTTCFCMEIKEAKFGLSFIYRG, from the exons ATGAAAGATTTGGGTGAATTGAGTTACTTTTTGGGTTTAGAAGTATTTAAGTCTGAGCATGGAATTTTTGTATCTCAAAGAAAATATACATTGGATTTGTTGAAAGAAGCTAGTGTGCAAAACATGAGACCTTACAAATTACCTATGAATCAAAATATTAAACTCACTGCAGAAGTTG TGCAATTGTTAAGCTTTATGCATAATCCAACATCTGTGGATATGCAAGCAGTGAAACATTTATTGTGGTATCTGTTATTAGCTCCATACCAAGGTATAATTCTTGCTAAAAGGTCTGCAGTTCAGTTAAAAGCTTATGGTGATTCGGATTGGGCAAGTTTTTCAATGATCAGAAGGTCAACCACATGTTTTTGTATGGAAATCAAAGAAGCAAAATTTGGCCTCTCGTTCATCTACAGAGGCTGA
- the LOC139902502 gene encoding uncharacterized protein gives MTPLLSVESSCSMLQQEEIHRKMFNIVETTAFYSKIPQKEKCSICGILTKSSLKIEWILDTGATDHKTPLSENLVEAKSLFYKPYIKIPNGNSSIITFIGKLQLKNNMTLKDLLVVPYFKFSILSVPKLTKDQSCIVMFYSQFSVIRYLITSKVIGLGKRRANMYYLIKAPLYQINQRLAKMVKAVRLDNALEFEKGDLGRYLAQYGIEHQTSCHDRSQQNGRVERKHRHTLEVARALKFQANLPLKFLRVFDYFAMTSCVFIGYPPHQKVYKLYNLLSHSVFLSSDVQFYEHIFPYSAENVNKFMHPVPRSTSGLSHTRVANQVTSHVLQDEFQHYVTALMAHVDPTPGKKAISCHWIYKTKLKADDTMDIKKERFVVDGNRQRKAVDYAKTFAPVAKMITVRSLLVVAAMYD, from the exons ATGACTCCTTTACTAAGTGTTGAATCATCATGCTCTATGCTGCAACAAGAGGAAATTCATAGAAAGATGTTTAACATAGTTGAAACAACTGCTTTTTACAGTAAGATTCCTCAGAAGGAAAAGTGCTCAATTTGTG GTATATTAACTAAATCATCACTTAAAATTGAGTGGATATTAGATACTGGTGCTACAGACCATAAGACTCCTTTATCTGAAAATCTTGTTGAGGCTAAAAGCTTATTTTATAAACCTTATATTAAAATTCCAAATGGGAACTCTTCTATTATAACTTTTATTGGAAAACTACAACTTAAGAATAATATGACTTTGAAAGATCTGCTTGTTGTTCCATATTTCAAATTTAGTATATTATCTGTACCTAAACTTACTAAAGATCAATCTTGTATTGTGATGTTCTATTCACAATTCTCTGTTATTCGGTACTTGATCACAAGCAAGGTGATAGGCCTGGGTAAGAGAAGAGCTAATATGTACTACTTGATCAAAGCGCCTCTGTATCAGATTAATCAAAGATTAGCTAAGATG GTTAAAGCGGTAAGATTAGATAATGCCTTAGAGTTTGAAAAAGGTGATCTGGGAAGGTATTTAGCTCAGTATGGAATTGAACATCAAACTTCATGTCATGATAGATCGCAACAAAATGGTAGAGTAGAAAGGAAACATAGGCACACACTTGAAGTGGCTAGGGCATTGAAGTTTCAAGCTAATTTACCTTTAAAGTTTTTGAG AGTATTTGATTATTTTGCCATGACATCATGTGTGTTTATTGGTTATCCTCCTCATCAAAAGGTATACAAGTTGTATAACCTTTTATCTCATTCTGTATTTTTATCAAGTGATGTTCAGTTTTATGAACATATATTTCCTTATTCTGCCGAAAATGTCAATAAGTTCATGCATCCTGTTCCAA GATCTACAAGTGGTTTGTCTCACACACGAGTTGCTAACCAAGTTACTAGTCATGTGTTACAAGATGAGTTTCAGCATTATGTTACTGCATTAATGGCTCATGTTGACCCAACAC CTGGAAAGAAGGCCATAAGTTGTCATTGGATTTATAAAACAAAGCTCAAAGCAGATGATACAATGGACATAAAAAAGGAAAGGTTTGTTGTGGATGGTAATAGACAAAGGAAAGCGGTAGATTATGCAAAAACTTTTGCACCTGTTGCAAAAATGATTACTGTTAGGTCGCTGTTAGTTGTGGCGGCTATGTATGATTAA